The following proteins are encoded in a genomic region of Sorangiineae bacterium MSr12523:
- a CDS encoding AAA family ATPase produces MVGQEDVIDLMLVALLARGHALLVGVPGLAKTLLVASLAEALDLSFGRVQFTPDLLPADITGTDVLQEEEDGTGQLRRRVRFLPGPIFCHLVLADEINRTPPKTQAALLQAMQERRVTVGTKTHVLPDPFQVFATRNPIEQEGTYPLPEAQLDRFLLEIHIDYPSEGEEREIARKTTSAEIGSVPRVLLADDVRALQSLVPRIPVTDEAVELAVALGRATRPVKSDGSKLKGAAGVPEVAEFVRFGAGPRGSQALVLAAKARAALRGEAAADVEDVRALIVPVLRHRLVLSYRAEADGIRDVDVLERVAAHVARRHGTEVAPR; encoded by the coding sequence GTGGTTGGCCAGGAGGACGTCATCGACCTGATGCTCGTGGCGCTCCTGGCTCGCGGTCACGCGCTGCTGGTCGGTGTGCCCGGCTTGGCGAAGACCCTTTTGGTGGCGTCGCTGGCCGAGGCGCTCGATCTGAGCTTCGGACGCGTGCAGTTTACACCCGATTTGCTTCCCGCCGACATCACCGGCACCGACGTGCTGCAGGAGGAGGAAGACGGCACGGGGCAGCTTCGAAGGCGGGTGCGCTTTCTTCCGGGGCCCATCTTTTGCCACTTGGTGCTGGCCGATGAGATCAACCGCACCCCACCGAAGACACAGGCGGCGCTTCTTCAGGCGATGCAGGAGCGCCGGGTGACCGTCGGTACGAAGACGCACGTGCTGCCGGATCCGTTTCAGGTGTTCGCGACGCGCAACCCCATCGAGCAGGAGGGCACGTATCCGTTGCCCGAGGCGCAGCTCGATCGGTTCCTGCTCGAGATTCACATCGACTACCCGTCCGAGGGCGAGGAGCGCGAGATCGCGCGCAAGACGACCAGCGCCGAAATCGGCTCGGTGCCGCGCGTGCTGCTCGCCGACGACGTGCGTGCGCTGCAGTCGCTGGTGCCGCGGATTCCCGTGACCGACGAGGCGGTGGAGTTGGCCGTGGCGCTGGGCCGGGCGACGCGTCCGGTGAAGTCGGACGGGAGCAAGCTCAAAGGCGCGGCGGGAGTACCCGAGGTGGCCGAGTTCGTGCGCTTCGGCGCCGGGCCGCGCGGCTCGCAGGCGCTGGTGCTCGCGGCCAAGGCACGCGCGGCGCTGCGTGGCGAGGCTGCGGCCGACGTGGAGGACGTGCGGGCGCTCATCGTGCCGGTGCTGCGCCATCGGCTGGTTCTGAGCTACCGCGCCGAGGCGGACGGCATCCGCGACGTCGATGTGTTGGAGCGCGTGGCGGCGCACGTAGCGAGGAGGCATGGAACCGAAGTCGCGCCGCGGTAA
- a CDS encoding flavohemoglobin expression-modulating QEGLA motif protein: MEPKSRRGKAVDEEPSEPPPQVEPQYPSIPPPPPSGPWRSYKEIVAQLAGRIVEAQKPIRVLQAVRWDNAIEEQFLKNRGRELPKVDAAYYASVELGFDPRQKSEEFEAIARDIDGELGESDAIGQIMSATALEYRDVVRMLAARGTPHFYAYSRKLYGSPKDRFPDGKSTVRDLGHVLYGILTKSDETFLGATAERTLTSAECAAELNERFARYFADTEVRVQADDTILADAAAGNDYVKVRTGALFSPRDIDILEVHEGWVHVATSLNGQQQPVARWLSKGPPRTTSVQEGLAAILEIFTFRAYPRRARRLNDRVLAVDKAEDGANFIEVFEWFRTEGYEEEECFNNTRRIFRGGVMEGGAPFTKDACYCKGIVLNYAFIRSAIQHNRADLIPFLFVGKVAHEDVPVLARRVADGVIKPPRYLPSMFRDLNGLAIWMAYSTFFSQLGGESIADHYARLFARTG; the protein is encoded by the coding sequence ATGGAACCGAAGTCGCGCCGCGGTAAAGCGGTCGATGAGGAGCCCAGCGAGCCGCCGCCGCAGGTCGAGCCGCAGTATCCTTCGATTCCGCCGCCGCCCCCCTCGGGGCCGTGGCGGAGCTACAAGGAGATCGTGGCGCAGCTCGCGGGGCGCATCGTGGAGGCGCAAAAGCCCATCCGCGTGCTGCAAGCGGTGCGTTGGGACAACGCCATCGAGGAGCAGTTCCTCAAGAACCGGGGCAGGGAGCTGCCCAAGGTCGATGCGGCGTATTACGCGAGCGTGGAGCTCGGGTTCGACCCGCGGCAGAAGTCCGAGGAGTTCGAGGCGATTGCGCGCGACATCGACGGGGAGCTCGGGGAGTCCGACGCCATCGGTCAGATCATGTCCGCCACCGCCCTCGAGTACCGCGATGTCGTGCGCATGCTCGCCGCGCGCGGGACGCCGCACTTCTACGCGTACTCGCGGAAGCTTTACGGCTCGCCCAAGGACCGATTCCCCGACGGCAAGTCGACGGTGCGCGATCTCGGGCACGTGCTCTACGGGATCCTCACCAAGTCGGACGAGACGTTCCTCGGCGCGACGGCGGAGCGCACGCTCACGTCGGCGGAGTGCGCGGCGGAGTTGAACGAGCGCTTCGCGCGCTACTTCGCCGACACGGAAGTGCGGGTGCAGGCGGACGACACCATTTTGGCGGATGCGGCCGCGGGCAACGATTACGTGAAGGTCCGCACGGGCGCGCTGTTTTCGCCCCGCGACATCGACATCCTCGAGGTGCACGAGGGATGGGTGCATGTTGCAACTTCGTTGAATGGCCAGCAGCAGCCGGTGGCGCGTTGGCTTTCCAAAGGTCCGCCGCGGACCACCTCGGTGCAGGAGGGGCTGGCGGCCATCCTCGAGATTTTCACCTTCCGCGCGTACCCGCGGCGGGCGCGCCGGCTGAATGACCGGGTGCTCGCCGTGGACAAGGCGGAGGACGGCGCCAACTTCATCGAGGTCTTCGAGTGGTTTCGCACCGAGGGCTACGAAGAAGAAGAATGCTTCAACAACACGCGGCGCATCTTCCGCGGCGGCGTGATGGAGGGCGGCGCTCCGTTCACCAAGGATGCTTGCTACTGCAAGGGCATCGTTCTGAACTACGCCTTCATCCGCAGCGCGATTCAGCACAATCGCGCGGATTTGATTCCGTTCCTCTTCGTCGGCAAAGTCGCCCACGAAGATGTCCCGGTTCTCGCCCGCCGCGTGGCCGATGGCGTCATCAAGCCTCCGCGTTATCTACCGTCGATGTTCCGCGACTTGAACGGCCTCGCCATCTGGATGGCCTACTCGACGTTCTTCAGCCAACTGGGCGGCGAATCCATCGCCGACCACTACGCCCGCCTCTTCGCCCGCACCGGTTGA
- a CDS encoding Uma2 family endonuclease: protein MSSAALDLREIPLERQRRLRRVEYEQLVELGVFKDERVELLYGVVVKMSPIGPPHNNAVARLNELLVLALVGRGVELRPQSSFAASDDSEPEPDFTLVPRGDYRTAHPAQAYLVIEVAQSSLKDDRAVKARLYAEAGVPEYWIVNLVDQVVEVHRKPASGRYESITIVRAGESLDIEQFPDVRISVDAILGR from the coding sequence ATGAGCAGTGCTGCGCTCGATCTTCGTGAAATTCCGCTGGAGCGTCAGCGGCGACTGCGTCGTGTTGAGTACGAGCAACTCGTCGAACTTGGCGTTTTCAAGGATGAGCGTGTTGAATTGCTCTACGGTGTCGTCGTCAAGATGAGTCCGATTGGCCCGCCTCACAACAATGCGGTGGCTCGACTCAACGAGCTGCTTGTTCTCGCCCTGGTAGGGCGGGGGGTTGAGCTGCGGCCTCAGAGTTCGTTCGCTGCCAGCGATGACTCGGAACCTGAACCTGACTTCACCCTCGTGCCGCGTGGCGACTACCGCACGGCCCATCCAGCGCAGGCCTACCTCGTGATCGAAGTGGCTCAAAGTTCCCTGAAGGACGATCGTGCGGTCAAAGCACGTCTCTACGCCGAGGCAGGAGTACCCGAGTACTGGATCGTCAACCTGGTCGATCAGGTTGTCGAGGTGCATCGAAAACCCGCGTCTGGGCGATACGAGAGCATCACCATCGTCCGAGCCGGGGAATCACTCGATATCGAGCAATTCCCCGACGTTCGCATTTCCGTCGACGCGATCCTAGGTCGTTAG
- a CDS encoding DEAD/DEAH box helicase has product MSEEAQTPPPPTFDVLPLSADVRRAVDALGYVHPTPVQRAVFEPASRGRSLVVQARTGTGKTAAFGLPIVDQLVRRGHPHVQALILTPTRELALQVAREITHLGQFRGTKVTAIYGGAPMGKQIDELAAGAQVVAGTPGRVLDHLRRGTLDPNHIRIFVLDEADEMLSMGFAKELHAIVELLPRERQGLFFSATIPPDIERLAVNQLRDPEFVTLSSDQVGALEIHHFVYLVGQNDKRKELVRILEVENPESAIIFCNTRDETERVAETLKNQGYDAEWLNGDLEQRERERIMQNTREGKLRFLVATDVAARGIDISHLTHVINADFPESAEQYVHRTGRTGRAGRTGTAISLVGPKNIGALYILRLTYKIRPIEKQLPSAAELKTRSEHDLITMFAEAFGKAQAHPDDLALARRLLTHVDVEPIVAGLLRAHLGAREEAGENPRQDAAEARRAKNPTKVEPAAPPAASLASRRAGGGGRAGRSEFRRHGTSSPVRDDVEVARYTVTDPRVEPATQTVSEHPPPPTPLPEPSENGTSEEFARIFVNVGRRDGVGPLDFHRMLFEGAGLSQKDVGPIHVRDRISFVSVRREWLDKSVAALAGQVVGGRSIVAEPARERGA; this is encoded by the coding sequence GTGTCCGAAGAAGCTCAAACGCCTCCCCCTCCCACGTTCGACGTCCTGCCCCTGAGCGCCGACGTGCGGCGTGCGGTCGATGCCCTGGGTTACGTGCATCCCACGCCGGTGCAGCGCGCCGTGTTCGAGCCGGCCTCGCGCGGGCGCAGTCTGGTGGTGCAGGCCCGCACCGGCACCGGCAAAACGGCGGCCTTCGGCCTGCCCATCGTCGACCAACTGGTGCGACGCGGTCATCCCCACGTGCAGGCGCTCATTCTCACGCCCACGCGCGAGTTGGCCCTGCAGGTCGCCCGCGAGATCACGCACCTCGGCCAATTCCGCGGCACGAAGGTCACCGCCATCTACGGCGGCGCCCCGATGGGCAAACAGATCGACGAGCTCGCCGCCGGCGCACAAGTCGTGGCCGGCACGCCCGGGCGCGTGCTGGATCACCTGCGCAGGGGCACGCTCGACCCGAACCATATCCGCATCTTCGTGCTCGACGAGGCCGACGAGATGCTCTCCATGGGCTTCGCCAAGGAGCTGCACGCCATCGTCGAGCTCCTGCCGCGTGAACGGCAGGGCCTGTTCTTCAGCGCCACCATCCCGCCGGACATCGAGCGCCTCGCGGTCAACCAACTGCGCGATCCCGAGTTCGTCACGCTCTCGAGCGACCAGGTGGGCGCCCTCGAGATCCACCACTTCGTGTACTTGGTCGGGCAGAACGACAAGCGCAAAGAGCTCGTGCGCATTCTCGAGGTGGAAAACCCCGAGAGCGCGATCATCTTCTGCAACACGCGCGACGAGACGGAGCGCGTGGCCGAGACGCTGAAGAACCAGGGCTACGACGCCGAGTGGCTCAATGGAGACCTCGAGCAGCGCGAGCGCGAGCGCATCATGCAGAATACACGCGAGGGGAAGCTGCGCTTCCTCGTCGCGACGGACGTGGCTGCGCGGGGCATCGACATTTCGCACCTCACGCACGTCATCAATGCCGACTTTCCCGAGAGCGCGGAGCAGTACGTGCACCGCACCGGCCGCACGGGCCGCGCGGGAAGAACGGGCACGGCCATCTCGTTGGTGGGGCCGAAGAATATCGGTGCACTGTACATCCTTCGGCTGACGTACAAGATTCGCCCCATCGAGAAGCAGCTGCCCTCGGCGGCGGAGCTCAAGACGCGCTCCGAGCACGATCTCATCACGATGTTCGCCGAGGCTTTCGGCAAGGCCCAGGCGCACCCGGACGATCTCGCGCTCGCGCGAAGGCTTCTCACGCATGTCGACGTCGAGCCCATCGTCGCGGGCCTGCTCCGTGCGCATCTCGGCGCGCGCGAAGAGGCCGGTGAGAATCCGCGGCAGGATGCGGCCGAGGCACGCCGCGCGAAAAATCCTACGAAGGTCGAACCCGCGGCACCGCCTGCGGCATCGCTGGCATCGCGTCGGGCGGGCGGCGGCGGTCGCGCCGGTCGATCCGAATTTCGGCGACACGGCACATCTTCGCCCGTGCGAGACGACGTCGAGGTTGCGCGCTACACCGTGACCGATCCGCGTGTGGAACCGGCTACGCAGACGGTCTCGGAGCATCCGCCTCCTCCCACGCCTTTGCCGGAGCCTAGCGAAAATGGGACCAGCGAGGAGTTCGCGCGCATCTTCGTGAACGTGGGCCGGCGCGATGGTGTGGGGCCGCTCGACTTTCACCGCATGCTCTTCGAGGGCGCGGGGCTATCTCAGAAAGACGTCGGGCCCATCCATGTGCGCGATCGCATTAGTTTCGTGAGCGTACGGCGCGAGTGGCTCGACAAATCGGTCGCGGCGCTCGCCGGTCAGGTCGTCGGCGGTCGCAGCATCGTGGCAGAGCCTGCGCGCGAACGCGGCGCCTGA
- a CDS encoding SDR family NAD(P)-dependent oxidoreductase has product MSSITAVAPVALVLGIEEGTWASGGFSRTMALTLSAHGVAVVVVGKEERPLGEAVGEVVYSGGRGRHFVGDPRAREDLEAAIEKARSAFGRLDLVVAVAGEANAEVMGALGPALASRSIACEAVFLRGGTDEVDVEARAKKLADGLT; this is encoded by the coding sequence GTGTCATCGATCACGGCAGTTGCACCCGTCGCATTGGTCTTGGGTATCGAAGAGGGCACTTGGGCAAGCGGCGGCTTTTCCCGCACGATGGCCCTCACGCTGTCGGCGCATGGCGTCGCCGTCGTCGTCGTGGGCAAGGAGGAGCGCCCCCTCGGCGAGGCCGTCGGTGAAGTCGTCTACAGTGGAGGCCGCGGCCGGCACTTCGTGGGCGATCCCCGCGCACGCGAGGACCTCGAGGCGGCGATCGAGAAGGCTCGAAGCGCGTTTGGTCGTCTCGACCTGGTGGTGGCGGTCGCCGGGGAGGCCAACGCCGAGGTGATGGGCGCCCTGGGACCTGCCCTGGCATCCCGGTCCATCGCCTGCGAGGCCGTCTTCCTCCGAGGCGGTACGGACGAGGTGGATGTCGAAGCGAGGGCGAAGAAGCTCGCCGATGGCTTGACCTAA